A genomic window from Thermococcus sp. LS1 includes:
- a CDS encoding MFS transporter, with translation MERKRLAGIILLIISAFTGTIAFRLATPAIAFYTRDILQASMLSVSIVSMSFVLARAFSSVLGGLTLERGRKLVYIGALAMMGNALAVHLYPLTSTWVQVAGIKLLNGFLNGLSWPMAQFVIAVTTPNEIRARVTSVYFLFGSIASLLGNYVYAYTINLGLSGQMWIASAFFVFTGVIMLLAYFLLYGWIVPKRKKTPDGEKPSLNPKRILIIASLMAIIVAFTSGEITYIYVSEALGMDKAKTATLIGWAGFLSALLSYVISWLADVRSERRMVVLTSVMAAVSPILAAVKTAPTVFLGIFMALFAFQSFRPISRKVLASYYRSSLAIGGVNGIQNLSTFAGGMLFGLAYSLGEISVGVTLNLALLSFLPFSLALLWESVKLKGTGE, from the coding sequence ATGGAGCGCAAACGCCTGGCTGGAATAATCCTGCTCATCATCTCCGCCTTCACCGGAACGATAGCTTTCCGCCTCGCGACTCCGGCGATAGCCTTCTACACGAGGGATATTCTCCAGGCCTCAATGCTCTCGGTCTCCATCGTTTCCATGTCATTTGTCCTGGCAAGGGCATTTTCGTCTGTTCTTGGTGGTCTCACCCTTGAGAGAGGCAGGAAGCTCGTTTACATCGGTGCGCTGGCCATGATGGGCAACGCTCTGGCGGTCCATCTCTACCCCCTCACGAGCACCTGGGTTCAGGTGGCCGGAATAAAGCTTCTCAACGGCTTCCTCAATGGATTGAGCTGGCCAATGGCCCAATTTGTCATAGCAGTGACTACGCCAAACGAGATAAGGGCAAGGGTCACATCGGTTTACTTCCTCTTTGGCAGTATAGCTTCACTCCTCGGCAACTACGTTTACGCCTACACCATTAACCTTGGCTTGTCCGGTCAGATGTGGATCGCCTCTGCATTCTTTGTATTCACCGGCGTGATAATGCTCCTTGCCTACTTCCTGCTCTACGGCTGGATAGTGCCCAAGAGAAAGAAAACGCCCGATGGGGAGAAGCCGAGCCTCAACCCAAAAAGGATTCTCATAATCGCGTCGCTGATGGCGATCATAGTTGCCTTCACCTCCGGTGAGATAACCTACATCTATGTTTCCGAAGCTTTGGGCATGGACAAAGCCAAAACAGCGACGCTTATCGGATGGGCAGGCTTTTTATCGGCACTCCTCAGCTACGTCATCTCCTGGCTCGCCGACGTCAGGAGCGAGAGAAGGATGGTTGTTCTGACGTCAGTTATGGCAGCGGTCTCTCCAATCCTCGCTGCCGTAAAGACTGCTCCGACAGTTTTTCTTGGCATATTTATGGCCCTCTTCGCCTTCCAGAGCTTCAGACCGATTTCGAGGAAAGTCTTGGCTTCATACTATCGCTCTTCATTAGCTATAGGCGGTGTGAACGGAATTCAGAACCTCTCGACTTTCGCAGGGGGAATGCTCTTCGGCCTGGCCTACTCGCTCGGGGAAATAAGCGTGGGCGTAACGTTGAACCTCGCCCTGCTTTCCTTCCTGCCGTTTTCACTGGCACTCCTCTGGGAGTCCGTTAAGCTTAAAGGGACTGGGGAGTAA
- a CDS encoding asparagine synthetase A, which translates to MKMNALQIVTRKIEPVIEVQTRVIDYMTRYMVGKGFKWMLPVMLSSITDPLWPDPAASEALKPPEVEVYGERLRLTHSMILHKQMAVAMGIDRLFILSPNIRLEGRSADDGRHAYEFTQLDFEIAYASMDDVMSLIEELISGLFKEARSWGLEREVPKVRPPFKRFTLEEIKAEFGSEDEASKAMDEPFWVTDIEREFYDREDPERPGHFRNYDLYLPEGYGEVSSGGEREWEYEVIVRKMKKAGISLDAFRPYLEVAKAGLLRPSAGAGIGIERLIRYMVGAEHIAEVQPFPRIPGVPAVI; encoded by the coding sequence ATGAAAATGAACGCTCTCCAAATTGTGACCCGAAAAATTGAACCAGTTATAGAAGTCCAGACGAGAGTAATTGACTATATGACAAGATACATGGTAGGCAAGGGCTTCAAGTGGATGCTCCCGGTGATGCTCAGCTCCATAACCGATCCCCTCTGGCCAGACCCTGCTGCTAGCGAGGCCCTAAAGCCGCCAGAAGTCGAGGTCTACGGCGAGAGGCTGAGGCTGACCCACAGCATGATACTCCACAAGCAGATGGCGGTAGCTATGGGAATTGACAGGCTCTTCATACTCTCGCCGAACATAAGGCTCGAAGGGAGAAGCGCCGACGATGGCAGACACGCCTACGAGTTTACGCAGCTTGACTTCGAGATAGCCTACGCGAGCATGGACGACGTCATGAGCCTCATAGAGGAGCTGATAAGCGGATTGTTCAAGGAAGCTAGGAGCTGGGGACTGGAGAGGGAAGTACCCAAGGTAAGGCCGCCCTTCAAGCGCTTCACCCTTGAGGAGATTAAGGCCGAGTTTGGAAGCGAGGACGAGGCCAGTAAGGCCATGGACGAGCCCTTCTGGGTGACGGACATTGAGAGGGAGTTCTACGACAGGGAGGACCCCGAAAGGCCCGGCCACTTCAGGAACTACGACCTCTACCTACCGGAGGGCTACGGAGAGGTTTCCAGCGGTGGCGAGAGGGAGTGGGAGTACGAGGTAATAGTCAGAAAAATGAAGAAGGCAGGCATAAGCCTCGACGCCTTCAGACCCTACCTCGAGGTCGCCAAAGCGGGCCTCCTGAGGCCGAGCGCTGGAGCGGGCATAGGCATCGAGAGGCTCATCAGGTACATGGTCGGGGCTGAGCACATAGCGGAGGTTCAGCCCTTCCCGAGAATCCCGGGGGTTCCGGCGGTTATTTGA
- a CDS encoding alanine--glyoxylate aminotransferase family protein: MELRFDMQYEDAYRELYEIVKPKYKLFTAGPVACFPEVLAIMSVQMFSHRSSEAKEVHVDTLNRLKAFLEADKGEIILFPSSGTGFMEAAVRNTIPRGGKVLVTIIGAFGKRFADVVNANGREAIVFEKEPGKAIKPEELDEVLKKNPDVEAVTITYNETSTGVLNPLPELAKVVKEHDKLLFVDAVSAMGGADIKFDKWDIDLIFASSQKAFGVPPGLAVAAVSERVFEIAEKMPERGWYFDLPLYKKFNEKKKGTPSTPPLPQIFGLNVVLRIIEKMGGKGAWLDMYRKRSEMIREGVKEMGLGILAEPGYESPTITAVVVPEGMKGVDVYNAMRERGFELAKGYGSVAEKTFRIGNMGYMTFDDIREMLDNLRMVIEKLKA; this comes from the coding sequence ATGGAGCTCAGGTTCGACATGCAGTATGAGGACGCTTACAGGGAGCTCTACGAGATAGTCAAGCCGAAGTACAAGCTCTTCACGGCCGGCCCTGTTGCTTGTTTCCCGGAGGTTCTCGCGATAATGAGCGTCCAGATGTTCAGCCACCGCTCGTCTGAGGCAAAGGAAGTTCACGTTGATACCCTCAACAGGCTCAAAGCCTTCCTTGAGGCCGATAAAGGCGAGATAATCCTCTTCCCGAGCTCTGGAACGGGCTTTATGGAGGCCGCTGTGAGAAACACCATTCCGCGCGGTGGAAAAGTTCTCGTCACGATCATTGGCGCGTTTGGAAAGCGCTTTGCTGACGTCGTCAACGCCAACGGAAGGGAAGCCATTGTATTTGAAAAGGAGCCTGGAAAGGCCATCAAGCCAGAGGAGCTTGATGAAGTCCTCAAGAAGAACCCCGACGTCGAGGCCGTCACCATAACCTACAATGAGACCTCCACAGGTGTTCTCAACCCGCTTCCAGAGCTTGCCAAGGTCGTCAAGGAGCACGACAAGCTGCTCTTCGTCGATGCCGTCTCTGCCATGGGCGGAGCGGACATAAAGTTCGACAAGTGGGACATCGACCTCATCTTCGCGAGCAGCCAGAAAGCCTTCGGCGTCCCACCCGGTCTTGCCGTCGCCGCCGTCAGCGAGCGCGTTTTTGAGATAGCCGAGAAGATGCCCGAGCGCGGCTGGTACTTTGATCTGCCGCTCTACAAAAAGTTCAACGAGAAGAAGAAGGGAACGCCCTCAACCCCACCGCTCCCACAGATATTCGGCCTCAACGTCGTCCTCAGGATAATCGAGAAGATGGGCGGCAAAGGGGCCTGGCTCGATATGTACAGGAAGAGGAGCGAGATGATACGCGAGGGCGTCAAGGAGATGGGCCTCGGAATCCTCGCCGAGCCAGGCTACGAGAGCCCGACCATCACTGCCGTCGTCGTTCCTGAGGGAATGAAGGGCGTTGACGTCTACAACGCTATGCGCGAGAGGGGCTTTGAGCTCGCCAAGGGCTATGGAAGCGTCGCCGAGAAGACCTTCAGGATTGGAAACATGGGCTACATGACATTCGACGACATAAGGGAGATGCTCGACAACCTGAGGATGGTCATAGAAAAGCTTAAGGCCTGA
- a CDS encoding ATPase, T2SS/T4P/T4SS family — protein sequence MGVYIFTPEDLLRYGTITEEQLEVLKKALLDRKDVLIVGSSRSGKTKLVEALIHLIPEDRKIAVITAYGEFKPFKPNIVVIDTQFDSRSLEARTKDVIEKIKRINPDYIVIDTIHTVHVPTILSELLDDYTFIATSLAISGDIIEEVKHWLRANNDVMSKFDIVVELKRDFRTGTRKINRIYAVKKSREKVELEPLL from the coding sequence ATGGGCGTCTACATATTTACTCCTGAAGACCTCCTGCGCTACGGAACGATAACTGAGGAGCAGCTTGAAGTTCTGAAGAAAGCTCTCCTCGACAGAAAGGATGTTCTAATCGTTGGCTCCAGCAGGTCTGGAAAGACCAAGCTCGTCGAGGCTCTGATTCATCTAATCCCTGAAGACAGAAAAATCGCTGTAATAACGGCCTATGGGGAGTTCAAGCCGTTTAAGCCTAACATAGTAGTCATAGACACGCAGTTCGACTCAAGAAGCCTTGAGGCCCGCACCAAGGATGTCATCGAAAAGATAAAGCGCATAAACCCGGACTACATCGTCATAGACACCATCCACACCGTCCACGTGCCCACGATTCTGAGCGAGCTCCTTGATGACTACACCTTCATAGCGACCTCGCTGGCCATCTCTGGCGATATAATCGAGGAAGTCAAGCACTGGCTAAGGGCAAACAATGACGTCATGAGCAAGTTTGATATTGTGGTCGAACTTAAGAGGGACTTCAGAACTGGAACCAGAAAGATCAACAGGATATACGCTGTCAAAAAGTCGAGAGAAAAAGTGGAGCTCGAGCCGCTTCTTTAG